From candidate division WOR-3 bacterium:
GAAGAGAGATAGATGTTGTTGAGCCTTATGACCCCTTTGATTATAAAGAACTTCACCATTTAGAAGGATTACTTTTATGTGATAGAGGAGAAGCACCACAATTATTAGTTGATGGAAAAACCCAAAGAGATGGTGAATTGCCGGTTTGTCCATCAGGTGGTTTATTAGGAGTTGGTAATCCAATTGCTGCTGCTGGTTTAATGAAAGTTATTGAAATCTTTTGGCAGTTAAGGGGTGAAGCAGGTAAAAGGCAGATTGCTAAGAAGGCAAAAAGAGGATTAGCCCAAGCATGGGGAGATTTAATGCAAGTAGGAACTGTTGTTATTTTAGAAATTTAGGAGGTAAAAATGAAAAACTTTTTTGCTCAACCATTAAAAGATGAAGATTTTAAAAAGAGAAATTTTTGCTACGAAACATGGATTGGAAATTGCTTTTATGCTTGGGATTGTGGAAAGGCAATAGGTAGATATTTAGAAGGATTAAAAGAAGGAAAAATATTAGGTGTGAAATGTTCCAAATGTGAAAGGATAATGGTTCCACCAAGGATTTTTTGTGAATGGTGCTTTGTTTTGGTAGAAGATTTTGTTGAACTGAAAGATACTGGAAGAATAAATACTTTTTCTATTTCTTACATTACTTGGGATATGAAAAGGTTAGAAAAACCTCAAATTCCCGCAGTAATTGAAATTGATGGTGCCTCACCGGGTTACGGAATTTTACATTTAGTATCCGAAGTAGACCCAAAAGAAGTAAAAGTAGGAATGAGAGTAAAAGCAGTTTGGAAAGATGAAAAAGAAAGAGAGGGTAAAATTACTGATATTAAATATTTTAAACCTTATTAGGAGGAAAAAATGATACCAAAAGAAAATAGAAAAAAAGAGATTGTCCACTTTTTTGGTCAATTGCCAGTAGAAAGTTTATATACTGCTGGAATTGCTGGCGAAAGATTTCTTTTGGGTTTAAAAGAAGGAAGATTTTTAGCCAATTATTGTGAAGATTGCGATTTTGTCTTTTTGCCACCAAAACTTTATTGTGAATTTTGTTTTAGAGAACTAAAAGAAGAGGATTGGCAGGAAATAGAAAATAAAGGGATTTTACTTTCTTATACTTTTACCCATGTGGATACCAATGGTAACCGGTTGGAAAATCCAATAATTGTTGGCGTTATAAGAATGGATGGTAGTGATACTGGTTTTGTCCACAAACTTTTGGATAAAGTAGAAGATATTGAAATTGGAATGGAAGTTGAGGCGGTTTTTGCTCCCAAAGAAAGAAGAAGGGGAAGTATTAATGACATCGTTGGGTTTAGGAGAATAAGATAATGGCTGAATGCCTTTTTTGTCGCATTGCGGAGAAAAAAGATAAGACATATATTGTTTACGAAGACGAAAAAAATATTGCTTTTTTAGATATCTATCCGGTAACAATTGGTCATACCTTAGTAATTCCTAAAAAACATATTATCTTCCATACTGATTTAGAACCAGAGGATGCTGGTCCTTTTTATCGGGCAGTTTATCTTGTTAGTAAAAAATTAATGAATGCTTTTAAACCCGAATACATATCTCTTCTTATTAGAGGCACAAGAATTCCCCATCTTCATTGCCATTTGATACCGAAGATAAAAGGTAAAGATAATATCTTTGATAAAATCTTAGATTTACACCATTTTTTACAAGTAAGAATAAAAACCGATTTAGAAGAAAAAGATTTTGAAGATATTGCCAAAAGGATAAGAGAAAGTTAAATGGTAAGAGTTAGGATTGCTCCTTCACCAACCGGTGCTATTCATATTGGTTTAGCACGAAGTGCCTTATACAACTTTCTTTTTGCTCGCCAAAATAATGGAAAATTTATTTTGAGAATAGAAGATACTGATCCAACTCGTTCCACAAAGGAATCAGTAGAAGCGATAATGGAAGGATTTAAATGGCTTTCTTTATATTGGGATGAAGGACCTTATTTTCAATCTCAAAGATTTCCTATCTATCAGGAATATGCTAAAAAATTATTGAAAGAGGGAAAAGCTTATTATTGTTATTGTAGCGAAGAAAGATTGCAAGCGGAAAGAGAAAGGGCATTACAAGAAAAGAGAAGCTGGCAATACGACCGGCATTGTTTATATCTTTCTAACGAAGAAAAGGAAAGATTAGAAAGAGAAGGAGTACCAAGAACAATTAGATTTCTTGTGCCACAGGAAAGAAATGTGGTTTTTGAAGATATTATTCACGGAAGAATTGAAAGAAGCGGGAGGGATATTGAAGATTTCATTATATTAAGGGCAGATGGAACACCTACCTATAATTTTGCCTGTGTTGTTGATG
This genomic window contains:
- a CDS encoding thiolase domain-containing protein (Catalyzes the synthesis of acetoacetyl coenzyme A from two molecules of acetyl coenzyme A. It can also act as a thiolase, catalyzing the reverse reaction and generating two-carbon units from the four-carbon product of fatty acid oxidation) encodes the protein REIDVVEPYDPFDYKELHHLEGLLLCDRGEAPQLLVDGKTQRDGELPVCPSGGLLGVGNPIAAAGLMKVIEIFWQLRGEAGKRQIAKKAKRGLAQAWGDLMQVGTVVILEI
- a CDS encoding Zn-ribbon domain-containing OB-fold protein — translated: MKNFFAQPLKDEDFKKRNFCYETWIGNCFYAWDCGKAIGRYLEGLKEGKILGVKCSKCERIMVPPRIFCEWCFVLVEDFVELKDTGRINTFSISYITWDMKRLEKPQIPAVIEIDGASPGYGILHLVSEVDPKEVKVGMRVKAVWKDEKEREGKITDIKYFKPY
- a CDS encoding Zn-ribbon domain-containing OB-fold protein, with amino-acid sequence MIPKENRKKEIVHFFGQLPVESLYTAGIAGERFLLGLKEGRFLANYCEDCDFVFLPPKLYCEFCFRELKEEDWQEIENKGILLSYTFTHVDTNGNRLENPIIVGVIRMDGSDTGFVHKLLDKVEDIEIGMEVEAVFAPKERRRGSINDIVGFRRIR
- a CDS encoding HIT domain-containing protein, translated to MAECLFCRIAEKKDKTYIVYEDEKNIAFLDIYPVTIGHTLVIPKKHIIFHTDLEPEDAGPFYRAVYLVSKKLMNAFKPEYISLLIRGTRIPHLHCHLIPKIKGKDNIFDKILDLHHFLQVRIKTDLEEKDFEDIAKRIRES